A region of Asterias amurensis chromosome 22, ASM3211899v1 DNA encodes the following proteins:
- the LOC139953955 gene encoding uncharacterized protein, with protein MEWFTKCCLLVILAVCFGSSFVLGDGRNLQGYNGDLYNGEFENEEGAEALQNIIGQIIDDVDAKNNIRTAILEDTLEHAQYEPDKRSGRCRSGTKCIMRGPNPNTASRVLPFGKREDDSPNKLARRGRGPPKNSRARGGRTLLPFGKRR; from the exons ATGGAGTGGTTTACGAAGTGTTGTCTGCTGGTGATTTTGGCCGTGTGCTTCGGCAGTAGTTTCGTGCTTGGTGACGGTAGGAACTTACAAGGGTACAACG GCGATCTTTATAATGGCGAATTCGAGAACGAAGAGGGTGCGGAAGCTTTACAGAATATCATCGGTCAGATCATCGATGACGTCGACGCTAAAAATAACATCCGGACGGCCATCTTGGAGGACACCCTTGAGCATGCGCAGTACGAGCCAGACAAGAGGTCCGGCCGGTGCCGCTCGGGAACAAAGTGTATCATGAGAGGTCCCAACCCAAACACAGCCAGCCGGGTTCTACCATTCGGAAAGAGGGAGGACGACTCGCCCAACAAGCTAGCACGGAGGGGACGCGGACCGCCTAAGAACTCCAGAGCTCGGGGCGGCAGGACCTTACTGCCATTTGGGAAAAGACGCTAA